TTATTCTGAATATCATAGTCGTAGTTATAATTACCATTCTTGTCATAGAGTTCAAAATACGGATTAGCCTTACGCGAATAGAATACAGGATTAGACATACCATACTTATCCGTCAGATAATTGGTATTTTTGCGCCGATTGGCAAACAAAGAAGCACCCAGTTTCAGCATTCCGTTCACTTTATAAGAAGTTTTGCCAACAACATTAAAACGGTTCATACCGACTCCGTCTATATTTCCATCTTCTTTAAAATAACCGAAAGAGGTATAATAAGTAACCCTCTCCGTACCGCCGGAAAGGCTCAGGTTATATTCCTGACTGAAGGCATCACGAAACAGCAGATCACCCCAATTTGTATTGATTTCCTTCAAACGGTTGATACCCGCCTGCGCTTCAACGCTCAAAGCGTCCCAACCACCCGCTTGGAAAGCAGAAAGTTCATTATACTTGGCAAGAATATTACAAACTCCCCCTTTTTGATTGTTCGGTGAATAGTCATTACGAATCATGTCAAGCTCCAATCCAACCTTTTCGGTGGCATTCAGCAAATTCAATTTATCAAGGCTCAATGTAGGGGTATAAGTAAATTTCGATGAAAAGTTCACAACCGGTTTACCAACCTTCCCTCTCTTTGTAGTGATCACAATCACACCATTCGCAGCACGAGCACCATAGATAGCAGTAGCGGCAGCATCTTTCAATATTGTGATATTCTCGATGTCGGCAGGATTCAATCCAGCTATCGAAGACTGCTTCATATTAGTCACATCATTCAACTCATCCAATTTAGGAATATCTGTACCATCCAATGGAATACCGTCCAATACCCACAAAGGATCTTGCGTACCATTCAATGAAGCCGTGCCACGGATACGTATCTTTGCCGGAGCGCCGGGTGCACCGGAGGTCGAAGTAACAGAAAGTCCGGCAATCTGTCCGGCGAGTGCCTGATCGATGCTTTTTACCGCACCAATGGTTTCATCCGATATATTCAGCTTTGATACGGCTGCCGTCAATTTTCGACGCTCCACAGTCTGATAACCTGTTACAACTACTGCATCAAGCATTTGGGAAGAAGTGTGAAGGATTATCTCATATCGGTCCTTTCCCGGAACAAGCTTGATTTCTTGTTCATCATAACCTACGTAACTACAAAAAAAGCGAGTCACGCCCGGAGGAATGTTGATAGAAAACTGACCATCTACATTAGTGATAACTCCAATCGCTGTCTGAGTGCTTCCGGCTTTTGTCAAGTCCTCTGCCTTTATATAAACGGAAGCACCGATAAGCGGAAGATTATCCTCTGAAGATATTACCACACCCTGTATCTGCCTGTTTACAGCAAAGGCTGAAGACACAGTGCCTACAAGGCATAGAAACATAATTAATAAACGTTTTTCCATGCGTTACAGTAAAAAATTAAATTAATACTTTATAGAAATGAATACTGACAAATGATAATTTGATGATTTTATACTAAATTATCATTTAATCCCCAAAGCTGTATTTATACGTAAAATCAAATCTTTATAATGATACTTTGTTGCTATATCCGATATTCCCAAACGACTCTGCAGCAAATCTTTGATACGCAGTAATTCGCCACGCTTCACAGAAATGGCATCAGAAACACGATTAATTTGCGAACCATAGAAGTTTAACTCACGGGGAGCTCCCATCCGGTCAGAAATTCGGTGCATATGCTGCTCATCACAACTGCAAAGAGGCATCTGATTATCCAATAAAAAATGACAATTCATCAGTTTCCTGTTTATCTTCACCCCTTCGCTCTCGGCAGCAGCAGTAATAAGTGCATCTACAAAGTTCTTTTGCAAAGCACGTGTCATAACATCGGGCAATATTCCATGCTCTGTAGTGGCAAAAATGCTGCGATGCAAACCATCCATCAATTCAACCACCGTAAAAGCTTTTTTGCCATTCACCGATTCGTTCTCCAACATACGCATCAGACGATTATTGGATAACAGATCCCAAAGAATATATGACTGAGCATTCTTCAATACTTGTGTCGGTGCATTCTCTACTACACCCAATGGAGTGTTGCGCAGTAAATAAGTATATTCCCCTACTTCCGCATCAAACAGCCACTTTGGATAAGTCAACACCTGATCGAGCAAAAACTTCATCGCAGCCTGCTGCTTTTCTTTCTCTACAAATATATAGGTCTTTTGTCCATCACCTACCGTAGTATTTTCTAAATAAATGCCACCGATATTAGCGAGTACATGATAAAGGTAATTATTCCACTGATTGATCACTGCATAATATAAGCGAGAAGCTTCCTCGTAAGTCTGCCCTTTTTCTCCGGTTGTCGTCCACCGGATAATTTGAGGAACAACACGTTTCAGGTTCTCAATACCCAATAAAGAAGAATGGATAGCGTCATCACCCAAATCTTCAATTTGTGCACGGGGGTCAACAGCATCACGAACATCCTGCGCTTCACTGTATTTATATAAACGATCGGTATGACAATTCAGAAAATCGGCAAGCAAGTCTTTCTCCGCTTCCGGTGTTTCTTTACCATACCAACGGTAACCATACTCTATGGCGAACAAATCATATGGCCCGATATGTGGAGAAAGAGCCGTAACCCCATCACCCGGTTGTGCCACATAGTTGAAACGGGCGTAGTCCATGATGGAAGAAGAAGTACTGTTCATACGGTCCGTAAAAGTCCTGGAACGTAAAGAATCTGTCGGAAAAGCCCAAGATGCAATCATGTTATGACGTAATCCCAATGAATGTCCCACCTCATGACAAGCCACAAAACGCATGGCATCACCCATCAGTTCATCCGAAAGTTTTATACTGCGTGCCTCAGGACGTACAACCCCCGTCTGCACTGTTATCCACTCCTGAAGCATACCCAGCACATTATGCCACCACATAATGTCTGCTTCCAGAATTTCACCAGAACGCGGGTCAAGAATGGAAGGCCCCATCGCATTTGCTTTGGTAGAAGCAGCATAAGTCAATACAGAATAATTCACATCGTCTTTATCCACATTCATGCTATCCGTCAATTCCTTTGCAATAATGGCATTCTTAAATCCCGCACGCTCAAAAGCGACTTGCCAGTCTTCAATACCCTGCATTATATATTTCCGCCAACGGCGAGGAGTGGAGTTCTCAATATAAAACACAATCGGCTTGGCAGGCTCCACCAACTCTCCACGAAGGTAACGTTCTCTGTCTTCTATTTTCGGTTCAAGACGCCAACGGGTGATAAACGACTTCTTATCCACACGTTGCTGCCCGTCACTGAAACTCAGCAACGGATTGGTAAAATAGCCTACACGCGGACTATCCAAGCGTCCCATCATGGGTTTTTCAGGAAGCAACAGCAACGAAGAAGTAACTTCAACCGTTACATATACAGTCGTTGTTCCTTCTGTCACTTTAGTGGTCAACTCAGAGGTTGCCACAACATTATTCTCGAAAGATTTTATGGAAAGAATACGGGACAGATTCTTAATAGCAGAAGTCCCCAGATTGATATTCGTAAATACATTGTTTATACTTGTCTCCGTACCATCATAAATATCATTAACTTTAACTA
Above is a window of Bacteroides helcogenes P 36-108 DNA encoding:
- a CDS encoding zinc-dependent metalloprotease → MRLKAFLPIMVITGVLMCGPTVLLYAGQSDFVSPETMGWFRKKKKSEVRDSVRSKDSYEKLTGDGAIVCNGMFNVYRKKSDFYFEVPTQLLGRDMLVVNKLQRVPSELNEAGVNRGTNYENQMIRFELDKGTGKLLVRQSRPLPLTPDKDAIRQSVLDNYISPLIAGFKIEAFNKDSTAVVVKVNDIYDGTETSINNVFTNINLGTSAIKNLSRILSIKSFENNVVATSELTTKVTEGTTTVYVTVEVTSSLLLLPEKPMMGRLDSPRVGYFTNPLLSFSDGQQRVDKKSFITRWRLEPKIEDRERYLRGELVEPAKPIVFYIENSTPRRWRKYIMQGIEDWQVAFERAGFKNAIIAKELTDSMNVDKDDVNYSVLTYAASTKANAMGPSILDPRSGEILEADIMWWHNVLGMLQEWITVQTGVVRPEARSIKLSDELMGDAMRFVACHEVGHSLGLRHNMIASWAFPTDSLRSRTFTDRMNSTSSSIMDYARFNYVAQPGDGVTALSPHIGPYDLFAIEYGYRWYGKETPEAEKDLLADFLNCHTDRLYKYSEAQDVRDAVDPRAQIEDLGDDAIHSSLLGIENLKRVVPQIIRWTTTGEKGQTYEEASRLYYAVINQWNNYLYHVLANIGGIYLENTTVGDGQKTYIFVEKEKQQAAMKFLLDQVLTYPKWLFDAEVGEYTYLLRNTPLGVVENAPTQVLKNAQSYILWDLLSNNRLMRMLENESVNGKKAFTVVELMDGLHRSIFATTEHGILPDVMTRALQKNFVDALITAAAESEGVKINRKLMNCHFLLDNQMPLCSCDEQHMHRISDRMGAPRELNFYGSQINRVSDAISVKRGELLRIKDLLQSRLGISDIATKYHYKDLILRINTALGIK